The following are encoded in a window of Sphaerisporangium siamense genomic DNA:
- a CDS encoding cobyric acid synthase, producing the protein MLLVAGTTSDAGKSVVTAGICRWLARRGVRVAPFKAQNMSLNSYVTADGAEIGRAQAAQARAAGVEPVADMNPVLLKPGSDRRSQVVVLGKPVAEVDAMEYGAHKDRLRAVALESLERLRASYDVVVCEGAGSPAEINLRRGDIANMGLARAAGMPVVVVGDIDRGGVFAALYGTLALMDAGDQALVSGFLINKFRGARELLDPGLDMLTELTGRPVYGVLPWLDGMWMDLEDSLALDARRGAVPASAGARESLRVAVVRYPRISNFTDVDALAAEPGVVVRFAGSPAEILDADLVVLPGSRATVSDLAWLRSTGLAGALLDRKGPILGICGGYQMLARTIRDDVESGAGLVDGLGLLPADVEFAREKTLARPSGTAYGQRVAAYEIHHGIVTVDAGAEPFLDGCRAGAVWGTTWHGALENDGFRRAFLADVAAVAGRDFVPAPGVSFAALRERHLDALGDMIEQHVDTEALLSLIHDGAPKGLPVLPPGA; encoded by the coding sequence ATGCTGCTTGTGGCGGGGACTACGTCGGATGCGGGGAAGAGTGTGGTCACGGCTGGTATCTGCCGGTGGCTTGCTCGCCGTGGGGTGCGCGTGGCGCCGTTCAAGGCGCAGAATATGTCGCTTAATTCGTATGTGACGGCTGATGGTGCTGAGATCGGGCGGGCGCAGGCGGCGCAGGCGCGGGCGGCAGGGGTGGAGCCTGTCGCCGATATGAATCCGGTTCTGCTGAAGCCGGGCAGCGACCGGCGCAGCCAGGTCGTCGTGCTGGGCAAGCCCGTCGCCGAGGTGGACGCGATGGAGTACGGCGCGCACAAGGACCGCCTCAGGGCCGTCGCGCTGGAGTCGCTGGAGCGGCTGCGGGCGTCCTATGACGTGGTGGTGTGCGAGGGCGCGGGCAGCCCTGCCGAGATCAACCTGCGCCGGGGGGACATCGCGAACATGGGCCTGGCGCGGGCGGCGGGGATGCCGGTGGTCGTGGTCGGGGACATCGATCGCGGCGGCGTCTTCGCGGCCCTGTACGGCACGCTGGCGCTGATGGACGCCGGGGACCAGGCGCTGGTCAGCGGGTTTCTGATCAACAAGTTCCGTGGGGCGCGCGAGCTGCTCGATCCGGGGCTGGACATGCTCACCGAGCTGACCGGACGGCCGGTGTACGGCGTGCTGCCGTGGCTGGACGGGATGTGGATGGACCTGGAGGACTCACTCGCCCTCGACGCCCGTCGCGGGGCGGTTCCGGCGAGCGCGGGTGCCCGGGAGAGCCTGCGGGTCGCGGTGGTGCGCTACCCGAGGATCAGCAACTTCACCGACGTGGACGCCCTCGCCGCCGAGCCGGGGGTGGTGGTCCGCTTCGCCGGGTCGCCCGCCGAGATCCTGGACGCCGACCTGGTCGTCCTGCCGGGATCGCGAGCCACCGTGTCAGACCTGGCGTGGCTGCGCAGCACGGGCCTGGCGGGCGCGCTGCTGGACAGGAAAGGCCCGATTCTTGGTATCTGCGGCGGCTATCAGATGCTCGCCCGCACGATCCGCGACGACGTCGAGTCCGGGGCGGGGCTGGTGGACGGGCTCGGTCTGCTGCCGGCGGACGTCGAGTTCGCCCGCGAGAAGACGCTCGCACGGCCGTCCGGGACGGCGTACGGCCAGCGCGTGGCGGCGTACGAGATCCACCACGGCATCGTGACGGTCGACGCCGGGGCCGAGCCGTTCCTGGACGGCTGCCGCGCGGGCGCCGTCTGGGGGACCACCTGGCACGGCGCCCTGGAGAACGACGGCTTCCGCCGCGCCTTCCTGGCCGACGTGGCGGCGGTCGCCGGCCGCGACTTCGTCCCCGCGCCCGGCGTCTCCTTCGCGGCCCTGCGTGAGCGGCACCTCGACGCCCTCGGCGACATGATCGAGCAGCACGTCGACACCGAGGCGCTGCTGTCCCTGATCCACGACGGCGCGCCCAAGGGTCTTCCCGTCCTGCCACCCGGCGCCTGA
- a CDS encoding thiol-disulfide oxidoreductase DCC family protein gives MLVYDGDCGFCQRCVDFGHAHLRMPQVRRFQELDLAEHGLTLQQVTDSVQLLGPDGMRASGARAVAVLLAVQPGLGWRLLGRLMLVPPVSWAAEAVYRMIARNRHRLPGSTGACAMPQR, from the coding sequence GTGCTCGTCTACGACGGAGACTGCGGGTTCTGCCAGCGATGCGTGGACTTCGGCCACGCCCACCTCCGGATGCCGCAGGTGCGGCGCTTTCAGGAGCTGGATCTCGCCGAGCACGGTCTCACGCTTCAGCAGGTCACCGATTCGGTGCAGCTTCTCGGGCCGGACGGCATGCGGGCGTCTGGAGCGCGTGCGGTGGCCGTGCTGCTGGCCGTGCAGCCGGGTCTTGGCTGGCGGCTGCTCGGACGGCTGATGCTGGTGCCCCCGGTGAGCTGGGCCGCCGAGGCGGTCTATCGGATGATCGCCCGCAACCGCCACCGTCTGCCCGGCAGTACGGGCGCCTGCGCGATGCCCCAGCGCTGA
- a CDS encoding ABC transporter ATP-binding protein: protein MTAVVETEGLTKFYGKRRGLEDLSFEIRRGEVFGYLGPNGAGKTTTIRLLLDVIRPTRGSLRVLGADPRDPAVRGRIGYLPGELALEGREKAREYLRFLADVRGGVAAGRIEGLAERLEADLSVPMGKLSKGNKQKVGLIQAFMHDPEFLILDEPTSGLDPLVQQEFLAMVREVRADGRTVLMSSHVLAEVEHVSDRVGIVRGGRLVAVEDVGALREKAVRRVEFHFDAPVPEEAFRDLPGVRDLKVEGANVVCTIDGRPDALVKAAARFTVVHMVSAEPDLEEIFLTYYSEDVHRAHVGA from the coding sequence ATGACAGCAGTGGTGGAGACCGAAGGGCTGACGAAGTTCTACGGGAAACGCCGGGGGCTTGAGGATCTGAGCTTCGAGATTCGGCGTGGTGAGGTGTTCGGGTATCTCGGGCCGAACGGGGCGGGGAAGACGACCACGATCAGGTTGCTTCTGGACGTGATCCGGCCGACCCGGGGTAGCCTGCGCGTGCTCGGTGCCGATCCGCGTGACCCGGCGGTCCGGGGCAGGATCGGGTATCTTCCCGGCGAGTTGGCGCTGGAAGGTCGTGAGAAGGCGCGCGAGTATCTGCGGTTCCTGGCGGACGTCCGGGGCGGGGTGGCGGCGGGGCGGATCGAGGGGCTCGCGGAGCGGCTGGAAGCCGATCTGTCGGTGCCGATGGGGAAGCTCTCCAAGGGCAACAAGCAGAAGGTCGGGCTCATCCAGGCGTTCATGCACGACCCGGAGTTCCTGATCCTGGACGAGCCCACCAGCGGCCTGGACCCGCTGGTCCAGCAGGAGTTCCTGGCCATGGTCCGCGAGGTCCGCGCGGACGGCAGGACGGTGCTGATGTCGTCGCACGTGCTGGCGGAGGTGGAGCACGTCTCCGACCGGGTCGGCATCGTCAGGGGCGGCCGGCTGGTGGCCGTGGAGGACGTCGGCGCGCTGCGGGAGAAGGCGGTGCGCCGGGTGGAGTTCCATTTCGACGCGCCCGTCCCGGAGGAGGCGTTCCGCGACCTGCCGGGGGTGCGCGACCTGAAGGTGGAGGGCGCGAACGTGGTGTGCACGATCGACGGCCGTCCCGACGCGCTCGTCAAGGCGGCGGCGAGGTTCACCGTCGTCCACATGGTCTCGGCCGAGCCGGACCTGGAAGAGATCTTTCTCACCTACTACAGCGAGGACGTGCACCGTGCCCACGTTGGCGCTTAA
- a CDS encoding ABC transporter permease has product MPTLALKTLRESRRAIIGWTIGICAFTGMYTSFYPQMAANPDLYSEIAMAKYPDSVRKLLGGLENISTGVGFLQAVIYQLFVPLLFVMCAVVLGNKAIAAPEESKTLELTLTLPIDRKRLVLERFAGLATALLTIAVASLLVIAVLGVAVDLDVPFGSLLAAHTGLFLLVLFFGTLALTVGAATGRKALAMAVAGVYAVGGYLAQTLAADVEVMKWLSHLSPFHYYSQGNPLVNGLPVGDYLILLAATAVLLLTAVLAFDRRDVGV; this is encoded by the coding sequence GTGCCCACGTTGGCGCTTAAGACGCTGCGCGAGTCGCGGCGTGCGATCATCGGCTGGACGATCGGCATCTGCGCGTTCACCGGGATGTACACCTCGTTCTATCCGCAGATGGCGGCGAACCCGGATCTCTACAGCGAGATCGCGATGGCGAAATATCCGGACAGTGTGCGCAAGCTGCTGGGCGGCCTGGAGAACATCTCCACCGGCGTCGGTTTCCTCCAGGCGGTCATCTACCAGCTCTTCGTCCCGCTGCTCTTCGTCATGTGCGCGGTGGTCCTCGGCAACAAGGCGATCGCCGCGCCGGAGGAGTCCAAGACGCTGGAGCTGACCCTCACCCTCCCGATCGACCGCAAGCGGCTGGTGCTGGAGCGGTTCGCCGGCCTGGCCACCGCCTTGCTGACCATCGCGGTCGCCTCGCTCCTCGTGATCGCCGTGCTCGGCGTCGCCGTGGACCTCGACGTTCCCTTCGGAAGTCTCCTCGCCGCGCACACCGGCCTTTTTCTGCTGGTTCTCTTCTTCGGTACACTCGCGCTGACCGTCGGGGCGGCCACCGGGCGCAAGGCCCTGGCGATGGCGGTCGCGGGGGTGTACGCGGTCGGGGGGTACCTGGCGCAGACGCTCGCGGCGGACGTCGAGGTGATGAAGTGGCTCAGCCACCTGTCGCCGTTCCACTACTACAGCCAGGGAAATCCGCTGGTCAACGGCCTTCCGGTGGGCGACTACCTCATCCTGCTCGCGGCGACCGCCGTGCTGCTCCTGACCGCCGTCCTCGCGTTCGACCGGCGTGACGTAGGGGTGTGA
- a CDS encoding PucR family transcriptional regulator — MSEATGVPADLLGGYLPVLSAAAATGRLPGRDAVDALRALGAEAAERGVPMRALAEACLLAAELDAGPAGAPVLAAARRALGAYFDGYEEAQLRAIRSEDEARRAFIDDLLQGRADRLAERAEHFGLRLAEGYVVAAAKDAEPIDADHPLVRRIEEALIARFGSHNILIAARDGLLVCVAPATLTAATGEFTHHVRGGLGPGWRVGVGRPHRGPGGVVTSFREASDAIALGERLKLRPQVLKAADLLVFPVLLRDRAAMDDLVATVLGPLLAARGGPEPLLETLEAVFGAQGNQTAAARRLGISTRAVTYRLERVRRLTGFSPDDPTQRFTLETAVLGARLIGWPPPARPGGEP; from the coding sequence GTGAGCGAGGCCACGGGGGTGCCTGCCGACCTGCTCGGCGGGTACCTGCCGGTCCTCTCCGCCGCCGCGGCGACCGGGCGCCTGCCCGGCCGGGACGCCGTGGACGCGCTGCGCGCCCTCGGGGCCGAGGCCGCCGAGCGGGGCGTCCCCATGCGCGCGCTGGCCGAGGCGTGCCTGCTGGCCGCCGAGCTGGACGCGGGCCCCGCGGGGGCGCCGGTGCTGGCCGCGGCGCGCCGCGCGCTCGGGGCCTACTTCGACGGGTACGAGGAGGCGCAGCTCAGGGCCATCCGCAGCGAGGACGAGGCCCGGCGCGCCTTCATCGACGACCTGCTGCAGGGACGGGCGGACCGGCTGGCCGAGCGTGCCGAGCACTTCGGCCTGCGGCTGGCCGAGGGGTACGTCGTCGCCGCCGCCAAGGACGCCGAGCCCATCGACGCCGACCACCCTCTGGTCCGGCGGATCGAGGAGGCGCTCATCGCCCGGTTCGGCTCGCACAACATCCTGATCGCCGCCCGCGACGGCCTGCTCGTGTGCGTGGCCCCGGCCACGCTCACCGCCGCGACCGGCGAGTTCACCCACCACGTGCGGGGCGGTCTCGGGCCGGGCTGGCGGGTGGGCGTCGGGCGCCCGCACCGCGGCCCCGGCGGTGTGGTGACCTCCTTCCGTGAGGCGAGCGACGCGATCGCGCTGGGGGAGCGGCTCAAGCTGCGCCCGCAGGTGCTGAAGGCCGCCGACCTGCTCGTCTTCCCGGTCCTGTTACGCGACAGGGCCGCGATGGACGACCTCGTGGCCACGGTGCTCGGTCCGCTGCTGGCGGCGCGCGGCGGTCCCGAGCCGCTGCTGGAGACCTTGGAGGCGGTGTTCGGCGCGCAGGGCAACCAGACCGCCGCCGCCCGCAGGCTCGGCATCAGCACGCGGGCGGTCACCTACCGCCTGGAACGCGTCCGCCGTCTCACCGGTTTCTCTCCCGACGATCCGACGCAGCGCTTCACCCTGGAGACCGCCGTCCTCGGCGCCCGTCTGATCGGCTGGCCCCCGCCGGCGCGGCCCGGCGGCGAGCCGTGA
- a CDS encoding quinone oxidoreductase family protein encodes MHAIVVTTPGGSDALDYAEVPDPVPGAGEVLVDVAAAGVNFIDVYRREGRYPIKTPFVLGSEGAGTVTAVGPDVRGVAIGDRVGWCDGLGGYAEKVVVPAERTIPLPDGVDFERAAAVLLQGLTAHYLTHSVHAVSPGDDVLVHAAAGGMGLLLTQMAKLRGGRVIGTVSTDEKQKLAREAGADDVIRYENFDKKVRGLTGGRGVRVVYDGVGAATFDGSLASLGVRGMMALYGAASGPVPPFDPQRLNAAGSLFLTRPTLAHYTVTREELLGRAADVLGWVESGRLHVHISHRYPLARVRQAHEDLEGRRTTGKLLLIP; translated from the coding sequence ATGCATGCCATAGTCGTCACGACTCCCGGTGGATCCGACGCCCTTGACTACGCCGAGGTGCCCGATCCGGTGCCGGGGGCGGGTGAGGTGCTCGTGGACGTGGCCGCGGCCGGGGTGAACTTCATCGACGTCTACCGTCGCGAGGGGCGCTACCCGATCAAGACGCCGTTCGTCCTCGGCTCCGAGGGGGCGGGCACGGTCACCGCCGTGGGGCCGGACGTGCGCGGCGTCGCGATCGGCGACCGGGTGGGCTGGTGCGACGGTCTCGGGGGGTACGCGGAGAAGGTGGTGGTGCCGGCGGAGCGGACGATTCCGCTGCCCGACGGCGTGGACTTCGAGCGGGCCGCCGCCGTCCTGCTGCAAGGGCTCACCGCCCACTACCTCACGCACTCGGTGCACGCCGTGAGCCCCGGCGACGACGTGCTCGTCCACGCCGCCGCGGGCGGCATGGGCCTGCTGCTCACCCAGATGGCGAAGCTGCGCGGCGGCCGGGTCATCGGCACCGTCTCCACCGACGAGAAGCAGAAGCTGGCCCGCGAGGCCGGGGCCGACGACGTGATCCGCTACGAGAACTTCGACAAGAAGGTGCGCGGGCTCACCGGAGGCCGCGGCGTGCGGGTCGTGTACGACGGCGTCGGGGCGGCCACCTTCGACGGGAGCCTGGCCTCGCTCGGCGTGCGCGGCATGATGGCGCTGTACGGCGCGGCGAGCGGCCCGGTGCCGCCGTTCGACCCGCAGCGGCTCAACGCGGCCGGGTCGCTGTTCCTGACCAGGCCCACGCTGGCGCACTACACCGTCACCCGCGAGGAACTGCTCGGCCGGGCCGCGGACGTCCTCGGCTGGGTGGAGTCCGGCCGGCTTCACGTGCACATCTCGCACCGGTACCCGCTCGCGCGGGTGCGTCAGGCCCACGAGGACCTGGAAGGCCGCCGTACCACCGGCAAGCTGCTGCTGATCCCCTGA
- a CDS encoding Mut7-C RNAse domain-containing protein: MEGPGLRVRFDEDLRLFLPPRHRREEEVLLPYDGVSSLGHVVETAGVPLPEVGALVAGERAVTPAYRPEPGEVVGVAAVSRPQPIPAPRFLLDVHFGTLARRLRLVGVDTAYENDLDDDTLIVRANAERRVLLTQDRGLLRRRSLWLGAHVRGSRPADQFRDVLTRFAPPLAPWTRCTACNGPLAPAGKDDVAPELLPGTRRAYDTFARCRDCGQVYWQGAHGSHLHDIVAQAERVLAAQKAG, encoded by the coding sequence ATGGAAGGACCCGGGCTGCGCGTGCGGTTCGACGAGGATCTCCGGCTGTTCCTGCCCCCTCGGCACCGGCGCGAGGAGGAGGTGCTCCTGCCCTACGACGGCGTGTCCTCGCTCGGCCACGTCGTCGAGACCGCGGGGGTGCCGCTGCCCGAGGTCGGCGCCCTGGTCGCCGGTGAGCGCGCGGTGACGCCCGCCTACCGTCCCGAGCCGGGTGAGGTCGTCGGCGTCGCCGCGGTGTCCCGCCCGCAGCCGATCCCGGCGCCGCGCTTCCTGCTGGACGTCCACTTCGGCACGCTCGCGCGGCGGTTGCGGCTGGTCGGCGTGGACACCGCCTACGAGAACGACCTCGACGACGACACGCTGATCGTCCGCGCCAACGCCGAGCGCCGCGTGCTGCTCACCCAGGACCGGGGCCTCCTGCGGCGCAGAAGCCTCTGGCTCGGCGCGCACGTGCGGGGTTCGCGGCCGGCGGACCAGTTCCGCGACGTGCTCACCCGCTTCGCGCCCCCGCTGGCGCCCTGGACCCGCTGCACGGCCTGCAACGGCCCCTTGGCCCCCGCGGGCAAGGACGACGTCGCCCCCGAGCTGCTCCCGGGCACCCGCCGCGCCTACGACACCTTCGCGCGCTGCCGCGACTGCGGCCAGGTGTACTGGCAGGGCGCGCACGGTTCCCACCTGCACGACATCGTCGCGCAGGCCGAGCGGGTGCTGGCCGCCCAGAAGGCCGGCTGA
- a CDS encoding serine/threonine-protein kinase: MNNLSPGEPSQLGRYRLIGRLGRGGMGTVFLGEDESGQRVAVKVINPEYSQHEQFRVRFRREAESARRVRRFCTAAVLDADLDGDQLYVVTEFVDGPDLHSAVQASGPMRGSSLDALAVGVATALTAIHSAGIVHRDLKPSNVLLSPVGPRVIDFGIARALDTLGGVTGTGELMGTPRYMAPEVLRGEPASPACDVFSWGCLVAYAASGRAPFGGESLPSIVYQVLNTEPALDGMEPSLRALVTATLVKDPARRPTAQQILDQMVGRTTPEHAEHSVFRAWQEGPATWHGAAPGYGGPVPPGHTAPDTRISPGAHPPGTATRFAGGHGPAGPPGTAAWRKGLIGVGVAAVVVAGALGARTLLGDSAPPTNLNTLFQDDFAQSGTGWDGGDYSGDSSSTYGYAPNGFYAIDVADDHAERIVKAPIPFVPRQPATPDPSASPTPTTPELLLLTVTATVRETSGAGEYGLFCRADEESYPSRYEFLITATGEARIRRVTKGAGGNLTQPASVGGLKKNVPVKLQAECAKTSDGVRLSMWVDGDRVATFLDSSGTPSSLPNGDVGLLARVPDKTESTLKASFDDFGVQGPAAGAATTR; encoded by the coding sequence GTGAACAACCTAAGTCCGGGTGAACCCTCCCAGCTAGGTCGCTACCGGTTGATCGGGCGGCTCGGTCGCGGCGGCATGGGCACGGTGTTCCTGGGCGAGGACGAGTCCGGACAGCGGGTCGCCGTCAAGGTGATCAACCCCGAGTACAGCCAGCACGAGCAGTTCCGGGTGCGGTTCCGGCGGGAGGCCGAGTCGGCGCGGCGGGTGCGGCGGTTCTGCACCGCGGCCGTCCTGGACGCCGACCTCGACGGCGACCAGCTCTACGTGGTCACCGAGTTCGTCGACGGGCCCGACCTGCACAGCGCCGTCCAGGCGTCCGGGCCGATGCGCGGGTCCAGCCTCGACGCGCTGGCCGTCGGCGTGGCCACCGCGCTGACCGCCATCCACAGCGCCGGCATCGTGCACCGCGACCTCAAGCCGTCCAACGTCCTGCTCTCGCCGGTCGGGCCGCGCGTGATCGACTTCGGCATCGCGCGGGCCCTGGACACGCTCGGCGGCGTCACCGGCACCGGCGAGCTGATGGGCACGCCGCGGTACATGGCGCCGGAGGTCCTGCGCGGCGAGCCGGCCTCGCCCGCCTGCGACGTGTTCTCCTGGGGATGCCTGGTCGCGTACGCGGCCAGCGGCAGGGCGCCGTTCGGCGGCGAGTCGCTGCCGTCCATCGTCTACCAGGTGCTCAACACCGAGCCCGCCCTGGACGGCATGGAGCCCTCGCTGCGCGCGCTGGTGACCGCCACCCTGGTCAAGGACCCGGCGCGCCGGCCCACGGCCCAGCAGATCCTCGACCAGATGGTCGGCCGCACCACGCCCGAGCACGCCGAGCACTCGGTGTTCCGCGCCTGGCAGGAAGGCCCCGCGACCTGGCACGGCGCCGCCCCCGGATACGGCGGCCCCGTCCCGCCCGGTCACACCGCCCCGGACACGCGGATCTCCCCCGGCGCGCACCCCCCAGGGACGGCCACCCGGTTCGCGGGCGGTCACGGCCCCGCCGGCCCGCCCGGCACGGCGGCCTGGCGCAAGGGCCTCATCGGGGTCGGCGTCGCCGCCGTCGTGGTCGCCGGGGCCCTCGGCGCCCGCACGCTGCTCGGCGACTCCGCGCCGCCCACCAACCTGAACACCCTGTTCCAGGACGACTTCGCCCAGAGCGGCACCGGCTGGGACGGCGGGGACTACAGCGGCGACTCCTCCAGCACCTACGGGTACGCGCCCAACGGCTTCTACGCGATCGACGTCGCCGACGACCACGCCGAGCGCATCGTCAAGGCGCCCATCCCCTTCGTCCCCCGGCAGCCGGCCACGCCCGACCCGTCCGCCTCGCCGACCCCCACCACGCCCGAGCTGCTGCTGCTCACCGTGACCGCGACCGTGCGCGAGACGTCCGGCGCCGGCGAGTACGGCCTGTTCTGCCGCGCCGACGAGGAGAGCTACCCCAGCCGGTACGAGTTCCTGATCACCGCCACGGGCGAGGCGCGGATCCGCCGCGTGACCAAGGGCGCGGGCGGCAACCTCACCCAGCCCGCGTCGGTGGGCGGCCTGAAGAAGAACGTCCCGGTGAAGCTGCAGGCCGAGTGCGCCAAGACCTCCGACGGCGTCCGGCTCTCCATGTGGGTGGACGGCGACCGGGTGGCCACGTTCCTGGACTCCTCCGGCACGCCGTCCAGCCTGCCGAACGGGGACGTCGGCCTGCTCGCCCGCGTCCCGGACAAGACCGAGAGCACCCTGAAGGCGTCCTTCGACGACTTCGGCGTGCAGGGCCCGGCGGCCGGGGCGGCCACGACGCGCTGA
- a CDS encoding ATP-binding protein, translating into MVINVEIRSFRLDMPAQPKAVSRTRAPLREMIHTWAPGHVIDDLIVCASEAVTNAITHAHHDAKLPVNVTRNETRIRIEVTDNDRRPPILTVPPELILTGARIPGRLLEEHGRGLFLIDALSSRWGVRSCPEGKIVWFERDLDSRRPQASGDR; encoded by the coding sequence ATGGTGATCAACGTTGAGATTCGAAGTTTCCGTCTCGACATGCCCGCTCAGCCGAAAGCCGTGAGCCGCACACGCGCCCCCCTGCGGGAGATGATCCATACCTGGGCTCCTGGACACGTGATCGATGACCTGATCGTCTGCGCGAGCGAAGCCGTGACCAACGCGATCACTCACGCGCACCATGACGCGAAGCTGCCCGTGAACGTGACCCGGAACGAGACGCGCATACGTATCGAGGTGACGGACAATGACCGCAGGCCGCCCATCTTGACGGTCCCGCCAGAGTTGATCCTTACCGGCGCCCGCATTCCCGGGCGGTTACTCGAAGAACACGGGCGCGGCCTGTTCCTCATCGACGCGCTCAGCAGCCGCTGGGGAGTCAGGTCATGCCCCGAAGGCAAGATCGTGTGGTTCGAACGCGATCTCGATTCCCGCAGACCACAGGCATCAGGCGACAGGTGA